TCAGTGGTTGGAGTATCCAGTCTAAAAAACTTCACCGCAAGTTTGAGTTTAAGTCATTTGTTAAAGCCTTTGGTTTTATGACCAGTTTGGCACTAGTTGCCGAGTCTATGGGACACCACCCGGAATGGTCTAACGTTTACAACCGCGTCACCATTGATTTGACCACCCATGATGCTGGCGGAATCACAAGTAAGGATGTGGAATTTGCTCGTAAGGCAAACGATTTGGCTTCATAATTCTGTGGTCTAAAGGATGGAATATCGAGCGGCTATTACTAAGTAGTGGTTTTCTTGCTCAAAGTTCTCCAAAGTAGACCAAACCTGTCCTGGACTATTCGACAAGTTTGGGGAAAAGTACTATTCACTCCTTTCTAAAATTAAAAAAAAAATGAGAAAGTTTGCGTCAGATGTACAAGAGGTAATGTATAATCACCGAATAGATAATTTTAAGAAAAGGGGGTGATCAGCTTGCCCAAAGTAACGATACAGACGATAGTGCCAGAGCTAGAAGCTAATATCAAAGGACTGGAATACTTGGACGAATACAATGCCGTCTTTGGGCAAGCTATACGTAAGGGATTCTCATTAAGAAACCAAATTGGTAAGACTACTTTAAAGGAATCTTCGTTAGAGAAGCTGATCTGTAAAGAGTTAGAAACCCGGTTTGGGTTATCGAATTCTGAAGCAAAGAATGCCTACAACAAAGCCGAGGGTGTATATAGTTCTCAGGCGGAATTGGTGGACACATATATCGATGATAACTATAACCGGATAAAAGGGATTAGAAAGTCGATAGGTAAACTGAGGGGGAAAATAAAAAAAGCC
This genomic interval from Scytonema hofmannii PCC 7110 contains the following:
- a CDS encoding 4a-hydroxytetrahydrobiopterin dehydratase — its product is MSNLTVLSDTELKEALSQLSGWSIQSKKLHRKFEFKSFVKAFGFMTSLALVAESMGHHPEWSNVYNRVTIDLTTHDAGGITSKDVEFARKANDLAS